In one window of Nocardiopsis aegyptia DNA:
- the rhaI gene encoding L-rhamnose isomerase yields the protein MAPSTDSRADVLDVLRRQHIELPSWAFGNSGTRFKVFAQPGVPRDPWEKIADSAEVHRLTGVAPTVALHIPWDRVDDYSALAAHARDLGIGIGTINSNVFQDDDYKLGSVTNPDPKVRRKATDHLLDCVDVMDATGSRDLKLWFSDGTNYPGQDDLRARQDRLAEALSEVYGRLGPDQRILLEYKLFEPAFYATDVPDWGTAFAHCLELGEKAVVCVDTGHHAAHTNIEFIVAFLLRAGRLGAFDFNSRFYADDDLMVGAADPFQLFRIMYEVARGGGLAADTEVAFMLDQCHNIEPKIAGQIRSVMNVQEATAKALLVDADALAAAQAEGDVLAANAVMMDAFNTDVRPLLAGLREDLGLAADPMAAHAASGYMERVIDERKGGTQAGWGA from the coding sequence GTGGCACCCTCCACAGACAGCCGCGCGGACGTCCTGGACGTCCTCCGACGCCAGCACATCGAGCTGCCCTCCTGGGCGTTCGGGAACTCCGGTACCCGCTTCAAGGTGTTCGCCCAGCCGGGCGTGCCCCGCGACCCCTGGGAGAAGATCGCCGACTCCGCCGAGGTCCACCGCCTCACCGGCGTGGCCCCCACGGTCGCCCTGCACATCCCCTGGGACCGGGTCGACGACTACTCCGCGCTCGCCGCCCACGCCCGCGACCTGGGCATCGGCATCGGCACCATCAACTCCAACGTCTTCCAGGACGACGACTACAAGCTCGGCAGCGTCACCAACCCCGACCCCAAGGTCCGCCGCAAGGCCACCGACCACCTGCTGGACTGCGTCGACGTCATGGACGCCACCGGCTCCCGCGACCTCAAGCTGTGGTTCTCCGACGGCACCAACTACCCCGGCCAGGACGACCTGCGCGCCCGCCAGGACCGCCTCGCCGAGGCCCTGTCCGAGGTCTACGGCCGCCTCGGTCCCGACCAGCGCATCCTGCTGGAGTACAAGCTCTTCGAACCCGCCTTCTACGCCACCGACGTCCCCGACTGGGGCACCGCCTTCGCGCACTGCCTCGAACTCGGCGAGAAGGCCGTGGTCTGCGTCGACACCGGCCACCACGCCGCGCACACCAACATCGAGTTCATCGTCGCCTTCCTGCTGCGCGCGGGCCGCCTCGGCGCGTTCGACTTCAACTCCCGCTTCTACGCCGACGACGACCTCATGGTCGGTGCCGCCGACCCCTTCCAGCTCTTCCGCATCATGTACGAGGTCGCCCGCGGCGGCGGCCTGGCCGCCGACACCGAGGTGGCCTTCATGCTCGACCAGTGCCACAACATCGAGCCGAAGATCGCCGGGCAGATCCGCTCGGTCATGAACGTGCAGGAGGCCACCGCCAAGGCCCTGCTCGTGGACGCCGACGCCCTGGCCGCCGCCCAGGCCGAGGGCGACGTCCTGGCCGCCAACGCCGTCATGATGGACGCCTTCAACACCGACGTGCGCCCCCTGCTCGCCGGACTGCGCGAGGACCTGGGCCTGGCCGCCGACCCCATGGCCGCCCACGCCGCCTCCGGCTACATGGAACGCGTCATCGACGAACGCAAGGGCGGCACCCAGGCCGGGTGGGGCGCGTGA
- a CDS encoding YqjF family protein has translation MARAGTHTTTTASPPPLPGPPPLTQGWHDAVFVHWRVDPERVAPLLPAHTRPDVLDGAAHVGLVAFRVPSTTGAGAVPLGGFHEVNVRVYSVDGQGRQGVVFLSMDADAAHSVLAARLLTGLPYMWSDVSLRTAPNGVRAGAVRRRVPGRGVGGHWRVAVDGPVTEPTPLERFLTARWGLHTAHLGATRWIRVTHEPWALYRARLLDYRGDLLEAAGLSVGDSRPVSVLWSPGVTAGVRPTLAAVR, from the coding sequence ATGGCACGCGCAGGGACGCACACGACCACGACCGCCTCTCCCCCGCCGCTGCCCGGGCCGCCGCCGCTGACGCAGGGGTGGCACGACGCCGTCTTCGTGCACTGGCGGGTCGACCCGGAGCGGGTCGCGCCCCTCCTGCCCGCCCACACGCGCCCCGACGTGCTGGACGGAGCCGCCCACGTGGGGCTGGTGGCCTTCCGGGTGCCCTCGACCACGGGCGCCGGAGCGGTGCCGCTCGGCGGCTTCCACGAGGTCAACGTGCGCGTGTACTCGGTGGACGGGCAGGGCCGCCAGGGCGTCGTCTTCCTGTCCATGGACGCCGACGCGGCGCACAGCGTCCTGGCGGCCCGACTCCTGACCGGACTGCCGTACATGTGGTCGGACGTGTCGCTGCGCACCGCCCCGAACGGCGTGCGCGCGGGCGCGGTGCGGCGCCGCGTCCCCGGGCGCGGAGTCGGGGGCCACTGGCGGGTGGCGGTGGACGGGCCCGTCACGGAGCCCACACCCCTGGAGCGGTTCCTCACCGCCCGCTGGGGCCTGCACACCGCGCACCTGGGCGCGACCCGGTGGATCCGCGTGACCCACGAGCCCTGGGCGCTGTACCGGGCGCGCCTGCTGGACTACCGCGGCGACCTCCTGGAGGCCGCGGGTCTGTCCGTCGGCGACTCCCGGCCGGTGTCCGTGCTGTGGTCCCCGGGCGTCACCGCGGGCGTGCGCCCGACCCTGGCCGCGGTGCGGTGA